A single genomic interval of Trichosurus vulpecula isolate mTriVul1 chromosome 6, mTriVul1.pri, whole genome shotgun sequence harbors:
- the LOC118854780 gene encoding mitochondrial import receptor subunit TOM5 homolog encodes MFWIKNLGLGLRLRLDLEKLKRKMGDFVVSSVCNFLLYVALWLVTPYILKKLDST; translated from the coding sequence ATGTTCTGGATCAAGaacctggggctggggctgaggctgaggctaGACCTGGAGAAACTCAAGCGAAAGATGGGTGACTTCGTGGTCTCCTCGGTCTGCAACTTTCTCCTCTACGTGGCCCTGTGGCTCGTCACACCATATATTTTAAAGAAGTTGGATAGCACATGA